A window of Deltaproteobacteria bacterium contains these coding sequences:
- a CDS encoding phosphonate monoester hydrolase, producing the protein MNVLLVTLDQFRGDCLSAAGHPVVRTPNLDRLAAQGVRLARHYSQASPCSPGRACLYTGTYQLNNRVVANGTPLDARFDNLALASRRAGYTPTLFGYTDQSIDPRESTGPDDPRLSSYEGVLPGFELGLDLNGAHLAWLDWLESLGYSRAAYAP; encoded by the coding sequence TTGAACGTCCTGCTCGTCACGCTCGACCAGTTCCGCGGCGACTGCCTGTCCGCGGCGGGGCATCCGGTCGTGCGCACGCCCAACCTCGACCGGCTCGCCGCGCAGGGCGTGCGTCTGGCGCGGCACTACAGCCAGGCGTCGCCGTGCAGCCCGGGCCGCGCGTGCCTCTACACCGGAACGTACCAGCTGAACAACCGCGTGGTCGCGAACGGCACGCCGCTCGACGCGCGCTTCGACAACCTGGCGCTGGCCTCGCGCCGAGCCGGCTACACGCCCACGCTCTTCGGCTACACCGACCAGAGCATCGACCCGCGCGAGTCGACCGGGCCGGACGACCCGCGGCTCTCGAGCTACGAGGGCGTGCTGCCCGGCTTCGAGCTCGGGCTCGACTTGAACGGCGCGCACCTGGCGTGGCTCGACTGGCTCGAGAGCCTGGGTTACTCGCGTGCCGCCTACGCCCC